A part of Paenibacillus donghaensis genomic DNA contains:
- the phoU gene encoding phosphate signaling complex protein PhoU: protein MIRRKEFDKDLEELRSLLQQMGEHVTDALEGAVTALQTLDTTRAQEIVKADLHLNAMEDKIMEIGSRLIITQQPVAKDLRRIIVAFKISSDLERMGDLALDVAKVTMRIQGQQLIKPLVDIPRMAEIVTGMTTEAIQSYLDENTDLAYKMAQDDDQVDQLYSLMINELYAYMVEKPDALSQAMLLTLVGRYIERIADHATNIGESVVYLVTGKRPDLNQ from the coding sequence ATGATTCGCAGAAAAGAATTCGATAAAGACCTCGAGGAGCTGCGCAGCCTGCTGCAGCAGATGGGGGAGCATGTAACCGATGCACTGGAGGGTGCCGTTACCGCACTTCAGACGCTGGACACTACACGTGCCCAGGAGATCGTTAAGGCGGATTTGCATCTGAATGCCATGGAAGACAAAATCATGGAGATCGGTTCGCGGCTGATTATTACCCAGCAGCCGGTTGCCAAGGACCTGCGCCGGATTATCGTGGCTTTCAAAATATCCAGTGACCTGGAGCGGATGGGCGACCTTGCGCTTGACGTAGCGAAGGTGACGATGCGTATACAGGGACAGCAGCTGATTAAGCCGTTGGTTGATATTCCCCGGATGGCTGAAATTGTGACCGGTATGACTACGGAAGCGATCCAGTCTTATCTGGATGAGAATACTGACCTTGCTTACAAAATGGCCCAGGACGATGATCAGGTGGATCAGCTGTACAGCCTGATGATCAACGAGCTGTACGCCTATATGGTGGAGAAGCCGGACGCCTTGTCGCAAGCGATGCTGCTGACGCTGGTAGGCCGATATATTGAACGGATCGCTGACCATGCTACGAATATCGGCGAGAGTGTCGTATATCTGGTAACTGGCAAACGTCCGGATTTAAATCAATAG